A single Caretta caretta isolate rCarCar2 chromosome 2, rCarCar1.hap1, whole genome shotgun sequence DNA region contains:
- the LOC142071198 gene encoding uncharacterized protein LOC142071198, whose protein sequence is MAGFCRIWIPEFGLWAKPLYDCVKGADHDPFYWTPEADRVFKILKRKLMEAPALGLPDLSKPFQLYVHERRGVALGMLTQLLGAYRPLVAYFSKQLDQVAKGWPACLRAVAATVLVLEEAEKLTLGGVMQIYTPHTVGALLDAKGGLWLTHARIARYQAKLLENSEVTLQPCPSLNPATLLPETEEQKHDCLEIIHAQYSSHPDLKDVPLPNADYEWYTDGSSTVIDGQRRVGYAVVTLHDTVEAEGLPAGTSAQLAELIALTRALELSKGKRVNIFTDSKYAFGVLHAHAGLWKQRGMLTAQGSPVKYGPQILRLPSEVAVVHCKAHQREDQDVARGNARADREAKHAATLPSPQTENAHMHALIPSVGELPTPQYSGEERQLTDKLSLREKEGWLHSPEGKVLLPKGLIRPVLQKLHQTTHAGREALIQLMRKYFITSELRPLTSQVQADCLVCQKNDPRPGHPVPPAALEPTPGPEQVWQIDFTKFPRTQAFKYLLVIVDRFSGWPEAFPCRNCTAKTVALKFVKEIIPRFGLPLWMEFDNGTHFTSKIIQSISHALQVPLKLHTPWRPQASDVVERTNQILKRHLSKVCQEASLRWPDALPLVVLRIHVLPKGIPRIPSLSPWTLPSTPYSLVTLCFFAPGKTSLSRKSGKDPIPSC, encoded by the exons atggcaggcttttgcaggatatggatcccagagtttggactgtgggctaaacccctgtacgactgtgtaaaaggagcggatcatgaccccttctattggaccccagaggctgatagggtatttaaaatcctgaaaagaaaattgatggaagccccagctctgggcctgccggatctctctaagccgtttcagttgtatgtacatgaacgaaggggggtggccctaggaatgctcacacagctgttaggagcatatAGACCTctcgtggcttatttttctaagcaattggatcaggttgcaaagggttggcctgcatgtttacgggcggtcgcagctactgtcctagtgcttgaggaagcggagaagctaacattgggaggggttatgcaaatctatactccccatacggtcggagccttattggatgcaaagggagggctttggctcacccatgctcggattgctcggtaccaggctaagctgttagagaactctgaagtcaccttacagccttgcccctcccttaacccagccactctcttgccagaaacagaggaacagaaacatgactgtttagagatcatacatgcccagtactccagccatccggatttaaaggatgtacccctcccaaatgcagattatgagtggtacactgatggtagcagtactgtaatagatgggcaaaggagggtgggttatgctgttgtgacgctccatgacactgtggaagctgaaggtttgcctgctgggacctctgcccagcttgccgaactaatagccctgacccgtgcacttgaactgtcaaaaggaaagcgggtcaacatttttactgattcaaagtatgcttttggtgtgctgcatgctcatgctggcctatggaagcaaaggggaatgctgacagcccaaggctccccagtcaagtatgggccccaaatcctccggctcccctcggaagtggcggtggtacattgtaaagcccatcaaagggaagatcaagatgtggccagaggtaacgcccgggcagatagagaggctaagcatgctgccaccctgccatcccctcagactgagaacgcccatatgcatgcccttatcccatcagtaggggagcttccaacccctcagtactctggggaggaaagacagctaactgacaaactcagtctccgggaaaaggagggatggctccattccccagaagggaaggtcctcttaccaaagggcctaatccggccagtgctgcaaaaactacatcaaaccactcatgctggcagggaagcacttatccaactaatgagaaaatactttatcacttccgaaCTCCGACCCCTGACttcccaggtacaagcggactgcttagtctgccaaaagaatgaCCCCCGAccaggacatcctgtgccaccagctgccctagaacccactccgggccctgaacaagtgtggcaaatagactttactaagtttccccggacccaagcgttcaaatatctccttgttatagtggatcggttcagcggatggccagaagccttcccatgccgtaattgcactgccaaaacagtggccctcaagtttgttaaggagatcattcctcgctttggactccccctgtggatggaatttgacaacgggacacatttcacgtcaaaaatcattcaaagcatctcacatgccttacaggtcCCCttgaaactccatacgccctggagaccgcaagccagtgatgtagtggagcgtaccaatcagattcttaaacggcatctctcaaaagtgtgccaagaagcctcactgcgatggcctgatgctttgcccctcgtcgtACTCCGTATCCatgttctcccaaagg gtataccaaggattcccagcctctccccttggactctcccatccactccttacagcctggtgactctgtgctttttcgcacctggaaagacgagcctctccaggaaaagtggaaaggaccctataccgtcctgctga